One segment of Labrus mixtus chromosome 10, fLabMix1.1, whole genome shotgun sequence DNA contains the following:
- the prss23 gene encoding serine protease 23 — protein MTPRESSLLTYLLMLLQLLLPLTVSSLHPPPVHVPTLVPHTPMPLLRSRFSAHTQLDFGTHCNSSCLHRGEQEAQREQLEEKLAFETLYADGSRTLTTVDVEGEEEFEAHTDQPSQRRLKPRRRRVRRQIYGADGRFNIQGDNFLLDYPFSTAVRISTGCTGVLVSQQHVLTAAHCVHDGKDYVKGARKLRVGFLIPPSINGTADSLTSSKKPLIRWVRVRRTRVPKGWIQGPQEVSMDFDYALLELRWPHRRPFMRLSVAPSSDDLAGKRIHFSGFDSDRSGELVYRFCPVEEESSDLIYQHCDARPGASGSGVYGRVWDNSLERWERKVIGIFSGHQWLEIDGENRNYNVAVRITPLKFAQICYWVHGNRLDCVHD, from the coding sequence ATGACACCACGTGAGAGCTCTCTCCTCACTTACCTGCTCatgctcctccagctcctgctcCCTCTCACCGTGTCCTCCCTACACCCTCCTCCTGTCCACGTTCCCACACTGGTCCCTCACACTCCCATGCCTCTTCTACGCTCTCGCTTCAGCGCTCACACTCAGCTAGACTTCGGCACCCACTGCAACTCCAGCTGCCTCCACCGAGGAGAGCAGGAGGCGCAGAGGGAGCAGCTTGAGGAGAAGCTGGCCTTTGAGACGCTGTACGCTGACGGTTCCCGCACTCTCACCACTGTGGATgtggagggcgaggaggagTTTGAAGCCCACACCGATCAACCGTCACAGAGGAGGTTGAAGCCAAGACGCAGGCGCGTGCGGCGGCAAATCTACGGAGCAGACGGACGTTTTAACATTCAAGGTGACAACTTCCTGTTGGATTACCCGTTCTCCACTGCGGTGCGGATCTCCACCGGCTGCACCGGCGTTCTTGTGTCCCAGCAGCACGTCCTCACGGCTGCCCACTGTGTGCATGATGGGAAAGATTACGTGAAGGGAGCTCGAAAGCTCAGGGTGGGCTTCTTGATTCCTCCGTCAATCAACGGCACTGCAGACAGCCTCACTTCCTCCAAGAAGCCTCTGATCCGCTGGGTGAGGGTAAGACGTACCCGGGTGCCGAAGGGCTGGATCCAGGGCCCTCAGGAGGTCAGCATGGACTTTGACTACGCCCTGCTGGAGCTTCGGTGGCCCCACCGGCGTCCTTTCATGCGCCTCTCTGTGGCCCCCTCCTCTGATGACCTGGCAGGGAAGAGAATCCATTTCTCCGGATTTGACAGCGACAGATCTGGGGAGCTAGTCTACAGATTCTGTCCAGTAGAAGAAGAGTCGAGTGACCTGATTTATCAGCATTGCGATGCCAGACCTGGAGCCAGCGGGTCAGGGGTGTACGGGAGAGTGTGGGACAACAGCTTAGAGCGCTGGGAGAGGAAGGTCATTGGTATTTTCTCTGGACATCAGTGGTTAGAGATAGACGGGGAGAACCGGAATTACAATGTGGCCGTGCGGATTACTCCTCTCAAGTTTGCTCAGATCTGTTACTGGGTGCACGGAAACCGACTAGACTGTGTCCACGACTGA
- the ubl3b gene encoding ubiquitin-like protein 3b, translating to MTTQRDLDMVHLRLILVSGKTQDFTFSPNDSATDIAKHVFDNWPAGWEEERVSSPSILRLIFQGRFLHGNVTLGALKLPAGRTTVMHLVARETLPEPNSHGQRNREKTTESNCCLLL from the exons ATGACCACCCAGAGAGATCTTGATATG GTGCACCTGCGCCTCATCCTGGTCAGTGGAAAAACTCAAGACTTCACTTTCTCCCCGAATGATTCAGCCACAGACATCGCCAAGCACGTGTTTGATAACTGGCCCGCAG gatgggaggaggagagggtgagcAGTCCGAGCATACTGCGCCTCATCTTCCAGGGACGCTTTCTTCACGGCAACGTTACCCTGGGAG CTCTAAAGCTGCCAGCGGGCCGGACCACCGTCATGCACTTGGTTGCCAGAGAGACTCTTCCAGAGCCCAACTCTCATG GTCAAAGGAACAGAGAAAAAACTACAGAGAGCAACTGCTGTCTCCTCTTGTAA